In one Xyrauchen texanus isolate HMW12.3.18 chromosome 18, RBS_HiC_50CHRs, whole genome shotgun sequence genomic region, the following are encoded:
- the LOC127658900 gene encoding mediator of RNA polymerase II transcription subunit 14-like isoform X1 yields the protein MAPVQIGSDGQLVPAGGPTSAPQAPPGAPATQGVRLSLLIEFLLQRTYHEITLLAELLPRKTDMERKIEIVQFASRSRQLFVRLLALVKWASNAGKVEKCAMISSFLDQQAYLFVDTADRLASLARDALVHARLPSFAIPFAIDVLTTGSYPRLPTCIRDKIIPPDPITKAEKHTTLNQLNQILRHRLVTTDLPPQLANLTVANGRVKFRVEGEFEATLTVMGDDPDIPWRLLKLEILVEDKETGDGRALVHSMQVNFIHELVQSRLFGDDKPLQDMYSCLHSFCLSLQLEVLHSQTLMLIRERWGDLVQVERYIPAKCLTLSVWNQQVLGRRTGTASVHKVTIKIDETDGSKPLQISHEPPLPACDSRLMERAMKIDHLSVEKLLIDSVHARSNQKLQELKAILKSSNPSDNSFIETALPTLVIPILEPCGRSECLHIFVDLHSGMFQPMLYGVDQSMLDDIEKNINDDMKRMVTWLQQLKFWLGEQRCRQSVKHLPTLCTDTLHLSNSTNHPVGNLTKHRLFIKLTRLPQYYIVVEMFEVASSLTELQYKYYFLSVSQMEGEDGLPSAQLLQQFKPNLEELVQDISYGRIARLGAKRKLSGEQNAIEPKKPKRSGEMCAFNKELAHLVAMCDTNMPLIGLRCELSNMEIPHQGVQVEGDGCSHAIRILKVPPSKGVNEETRKALERTLLDCTFRLQGRNNRTWVAELVFASCPLNSTSSKEQASTRHVYLTYENPLSEPVGGRKVVEMFLNDWNSISQLYECILEFSRSLPEMPSYLSFFSEIRLYNYRKLVLCYGNSKGSSVTIQWNSVTQRYHLALGTVGPNSGCSNCHNIILHQLQEMFNKTPNVVQLLQVLSDTQAPLNAINKLPTVPMLGLTQRTNTAYQCFSILPQSPTHIRLAFRNMYCIDIYCRSRGVVAIRDGAYSLFDNTKIVEGFYPAPGLKTFLNMFVDSNQDARRRSVNEDDNPPSPISMEDTFMPHTQTQPPGRGVYPPLTSPPNPYHVPPSPSMMATQSPGNIHAANSPSALRAPSPFGPTPSPSSLGISMGQTSNFASPHGTLDPSSPYTMVSVSPRVSTWPGSPQVSGPSPGARIPGMSPGNPSLHSPIPDASHSPRAGTNSQAMPTNMPPPRKLPQRSWAASIPTILTHSKLHVLLLPSPMPCPVPGLAGSYLCSPLERFLGSVIMRRHLQRIIQLEPNLTIVNSNEPGVIMFKTEVLKCRVSLNPKSYQTLQLKVTPENTGPWSQEELQVLEKFFETRVAGPPFKYNTLNAFTKLLGAPTNILRDCVRIMKLELFPDQAVQLNWNVQFCLTIPPSAPPIAPPGTIAVVLKTKMLFFLQLTQRIPVPQEPISIIVPIVYDMATGLTQQADIPRQHSSSGAAALMVSSILRRFNEHHPPRPGECTIFAAVHELMANLTLNPGGRP from the exons ATGGCTCCGGTTCAGATCGGTTCGGACGGGCAGCTGGTCCCCGCCGGTGGCCCGACTTCAGCCCCGCAGGCTCCTCCAGGAGCCCCGGCCACTCAAGGTGTCCGACTGAGTCTCTTGATCGAGTTTCTGCTGCAGCGAACCTACCATGAGATCACTCTGCTGGCTGAGCT ACTCCCACGAAAAACGGACATGGAAAG GAAAATTGAAATCGTTCAGTTTGCCAGTCGGTCACGGCAGCTCTTTGTACGTCTACTTGCTCTTGTGAAATGGGCAAGTAATGCTGGGAAGGTGGAGAAATGTGCG ATGATCTCCTCATTTCTGGATCAACAAGCATACTTATTTGTTGATACGGCCGACCGACTGGCATCGCTGGCCAGGGATGCATTGGTACATGCTCGTTTGCCTAGCTTTGCCATCCCATTTGCCATTGATGTACTCACCACGGGCTCTTACCCACGCCTGCCCACATGTATCCGG gaCAAAATTATTCCTCCAGACCCTATAACCAAAGCAGAGAAGCATACCACACTAAATCAGCTGAATCAAATCTTGCGGCATCGACTAGTCACCACTGACTTACCCCCACAGCTGGCCAACTTAACCGTGG CCAATGGCCGAGTGAAGTTTCGTGTCGAAGGGGAATTTGAGGCTACACTGACTGTTATGGGAGACGATCCTGATATCCCCTGGAGATTACTTAAACTAGAGATTCTAGTCGAAGACAAGGAGACTGGAG atggAAGGGCATTGGTCCACAGCATGCAGGTGAACTTTATCCATGAGCTTGTACAGTCCCGCCTGTTTGGAGATGACAAGCCTCTTCAAGACATGTACAGTTGCCTTC ATTCATTTTGCCTATCACTGCAGCTCGAGGTGTTGCACTCCCAGACTCTGATGTTAATAAGAGAGCGGTGGGGTGATCTAGTGCAGGTGGAGCGCTACATTCCTGCCAAGTGCCTGACGCTGTCTGTCTGGAA TCAACAGGTCCTGGGTAGAAGGACTGGCACGGCATCGGTGCACAAGGTCACAATCAAAATTGATGAGACTGATGGTTCCAAGCCATTACAGATCTCCCATGAGCCTCCACTGCCTGCCTGTGATTCCAGATTAATGGAAAGAGCCATGAAG ATTGATCATCTCTCAGTGGAAAAGCTTTTGATTGACAGTGTACATGCCCGCTCAAATCAGAAACTGCAGGAACTCAAAGCCATCCTGAAAAGTAGCAACCCCAGTGACAACT CCTTCATCGAGACGGCCCTACCCACACTGGTCATACCAATACTGGAGCCCTGCGGCCGATCTGAGTGTCTCCACATATTTGTTGATTTGCACTCGGGGATGTTTCAGCCAATGCTCTATGGAGTCG ATCAGTCCATGTTGGACGACATTGAGAAGAACATCAACGATGACATGAAGCGCATGGTCACATGGTTACAGCAGCTAAa GTTCTGGCTGGGAGAGCAGAGGTGTCGACAGTCTGTGAAGCATCTTCCCACACTGTGCACAGACACTCTCCATCTGTCCAATTCAACCAATCACCCTGTGGGCAACCTGACAAAACATCGCCTCTTCATTAAACTCACCCGCCTTCCACAATACTATAtt GTGGTGGAGATGTTTGAAGTGGCTAGCAGTCTAACAGAGCTACAGTATAAGTATTACTTCCTGTCTGTGAGTCAGATGGAGGGTGAGGATGGGCTGCCCTCTGCTCAGCTTTTGCAGCAATTTAAGCCCAACCTGGAGGAGCTGGTGCAGGATATTTCTTATGGTCGAATAGCTCGGCTTGGGGCCAAAAGGAAG TTGTCAGGAGAGCAAAATGCCATTGAACCGAAGAAACCCAAGAGGTCTGGAGAGATGTGTGCCTTCAATAAGGAATTGGCCCACCTGGTGGCCATGTGTGACACCAACATGCCCCTCATTGGACTACGATGTGAG TTGTCCAATATGGAGATTCCTCATCAGGGGGTTCAGGTTGAGGGAGACGGCTGTAGCCATGCCATTCGCATTCTAAA AGTTCCGCCTTCTAAGGGAGTGAATGAGGAAACAAGAAAAGCTCTAGAACGCACCCTGCTGGACTGCACGTTCAGACTGCAAGGCCGCAATAATCGCACCTGGGTGGCAGAATTGGTTTTTGCCAGTTGCCCTCTTAACAGCACATCTAGTAAAGAGCAAG CTTCCACACGGCATGTCTACTTGACGTACGAGAATCCCCTGTCAGAGCCAGTGGGTGGCAGGAAGGTGGTGGAAATGTTCTTGAATGACTGGAACAGCATCAGTCAGCTTTATGAATGTATTCTGGAGTTTTCACGCTCCTTACCTG AAATGCCCTCCTATTTGAGCTTTTTCTCAGAGATACGGCTGTATAATTACCGAAAGCTGGTTCTGTGTTATGGCAACTCCAAAGGCAGCTCG GTGACGATACAATGGAACTCGGTGACCCAGCGTTACCATCTGGCCCTGGGAACTGTGGGGCCCAACTCCGGCTGTAGCAACTGCCACAACATCATTCTTCACCAACTTCAAGAGATGTTCAACAAGACACCCAATGTAGTGCAACTTCTACAG GTGCTCTCAGATACTCAAGCTCCTCTCAATGCCATCAACAAGCTGCCCACAGTGCCAATGCTTGGTCTCACCCAAAGGACAAACACGGCTTACCAATGCTTCTCCATCCTACCCCAATCACCCACACACATCCGCCTGGCCTTCCGCAACATGTACTGCATTGACATTTACTGTCGTAGCAGAGGTGTAGTAGCCATCCGTGATGGGGCCTACAGTCTCTTCGACAACACCAAGATAGTTGAAGGCTTCTACCCTGCCCCTGGACTGAAG ACATTCTTGAACATGTTTGTGGACAGTAACCAGGATGCCCGAAGACGCTCAGTCAATGAGGATGACAACCCTCCCTCCCCGATAAGCATGGAAGACACATTCATGCCCCACACGCAAACGCAGCCTCCAGGCAGAGGGGTGTACCCGCCCCTCACATCGCCCCCCAACCCGTACCACGTCCCTCCTTCGCCGTCTATGATGGCAACGCAGTCtccag GGAACATCCATGCAGCCAATTCCCCTAGTGCTCTGCGGGCTCCTTCTCCTTTTGGGCCCACCCCTTCTCCCTCCTCTCTGGGCATTTCAATGGGGCAGACCTCCAACTTTGCCAGCCCGCATG GAACTCTTGACCCCAGTTCACCATACACAATGGTGTCCGTCAGCCCAAGGGTTAGCACCTGGCCAGGCTCACCACAGGTTTCTGGACCCTCCCCTGGGGCTCGGATCCCTGGCATGTCACCAGGCAACCCTTCTTTGCACTCACCCATTCCAGATGCATCCCACTCCCCTCGAGCTGGAACAA atTCCCAGGCCATGCCAACAAATATGCCTCCTCCCCGTAAACTGCCTCAACGGTCCTGGGCCGCCTCCATTCCTACCATCCTCACCCACAGCAAATTGCATGTGCTGCTGCTGCCTTCACCCATGCCATGCCCTGTGCCAGGGCTAGCAGGCAGCTACCTGTGCTCACCTCTGGAGCGTTTTCTGGGCTCGGTCATCATGAGGCGACACCTACAGAGAATCATTCAGTTAGAACCCAAT CTCACTATTGTGAACTCCAATGAACCAGGTGTCATCATGTTTAAGACAGAAGTGCTAAAGTGTAGGGTTTCACTGAACCCCAAATCCTACCAGACTCTACAGTTAAAAGTCACACCGGAAAACACTGGACCCTGGTCACAGGAGGAGCTGCAGGTCCTGGAGAAGTTCTTTGAGACCAGG GTTGCAGGACCACCCTTTAAATACAACACACTAAATGCCTTCACAAAATTGTTGGGGGCTCCTACCAACATACTCCGAGATTGTGTTCGCATTATGAAATTGGAGTTG TTCCCAGACCAAGCGGTCCAGCTGAATTGGAATGTGCAGTTCTGTCTGACCATCCCACCCAGTGCTCCTCCTATTGCCCCTCCAGGAACCATTGCTGTCGTGCTCAAAACCAAGATGCTCTTTTTT CTCCAGCTGACCCAAAGGATTCCGGTACCCCAGGAACCCATCAGCATCATAGTGCCCATTGTGTATGATATGGCCACTGGACTGACACAACAGGCTGATATACCCCGCCAGCACAGCTCTTCGGGGGCCGCAGCCCTGATGGTCAGCTCCATCCTCAGGAGGTTCAATGAGCACCATCCACCAAGACCAG GGGAGTGCACAATATTTGCAGCAGTTCATGAACTCATGGCTAATCTCACTCTGAATCCTGGTGGACGACCTTAA
- the grtp1b gene encoding growth hormone-regulated TBC protein 1b encodes METYFNDQSTECSASSNCNDGQRVDRYGFERTEDFNYESYEKLMSEYVGVLTRRSKKWSKLVQGTVKVEKNLRVKRYVRKGVPCEHRTQIWMAASGAQDQLNRNPGYYHSLLKAQHDPEIEEVIRADMHRTFPDNIQFRDSSQPCLQKALFNVLLAYAHHNKDVGYCQGMNFIAGYLLIITKDEEKSFWLMDALLGRILPDYYTTTMMGLKTEQEVLGELVRMKVPAVWQAMNRHNVMWTLVVSRWFICLYIDILPVETVLRIWDCLFYEGSKILFRVALTLICHHQDLISQAQSLPEICERFKQMTHGEYVEDCHTFMQKIFMEPGSLSMATINELREICRNRIVTG; translated from the exons ATGGAGACTTACTTTAATGATCAAAGCACGGAATGTTCCGCCTCTTCAAACTGCAACGACGGACAAAG GGTTGACCGATATGGATTTGAGAGGACAGAGGATTTCAACTATGAATCCTATGAGAAGCTGATGTCCGAGTATGTAGGAGTGCTCACTAGAAGGTCGAAAAAGTGGTCTAAACTTGTGCAGGGCACTGTCAAAGTGGAGAAGAATTTAAGAG TGAAACGATATGTGAGGAAGGGGGTGCCATGTGAACATCGCACTCAGATCTGGATGGCAGCTAGTGGAGCTCAGGACCAGCTGAATAGGAATCCTGGCTACTATCATTCTCTATTAAAGGCTCAGCATGACCCTGAGATAGAAGAGGTTATACGTGCTG ataTGCACAGAACCTTCCCTGACAACATTCAGTTCCGTGACTCCTCCCAGCCATGTTTACAAAAAGCCCTGTTTAATGTACTTCTGGCATATGCACACCACAATAAGGATGTTGGTTACTGTCAG GGAATGAACTTCATAGCTGGATACCTCCTCATCATCACTAAAGATGAGGAGAAATCTTTCTGGTTAATGGATGCTTTACTTGGCAGGATCTTACCAG aCTATTACACGACAACTATGATGGGGCTTAAGACAGAACAAGAGGTGCTTGGGGAGCTTGTCAGGATGAAGGTTCCTGCTGTATGGCAGGCTATGAATCGGCACAATGTAATGTGGACCCTGGTGGTCTCACGCTGGTTCATCTGCCTTTACATTGACATCCTTCCTGTAGAG ACAGTGCTGAGAATATGGGACTGCCTGTTCTATGAGGGCTCCAAGATCCTGTTCCGTGTGGCTTTGACGTTGATCTGTCACCACCAGGACCTCATCTCGCAGGCACAGAGTCTCCCGGAAATCTGTGAACGTTTCAAACAGATGACCCATGGGGAGTATGTTGAGGACTGCCACACCTTCATGCAG AAAATCTTTATGGAACCAGGAAGTCTCTCTATGGCTACAATCAATGAACTCCGGGAGATCTGTAGGAATCGCATTGTtactggttaa
- the LOC127658900 gene encoding mediator of RNA polymerase II transcription subunit 14-like isoform X2, with translation MAPVQIGSDGQLVPAGGPTSAPQAPPGAPATQGVRLSLLIEFLLQRTYHEITLLAELLPRKTDMERKIEIVQFASRSRQLFVRLLALVKWASNAGKVEKCAMISSFLDQQAYLFVDTADRLASLARDALVHARLPSFAIPFAIDVLTTGSYPRLPTCIRDKIIPPDPITKAEKHTTLNQLNQILRHRLVTTDLPPQLANLTVANGRVKFRVEGEFEATLTVMGDDPDIPWRLLKLEILVEDKETGDGRALVHSMQVNFIHELVQSRLFGDDKPLQDMYSCLHSFCLSLQLEVLHSQTLMLIRERWGDLVQVERYIPAKCLTLSVWNQQVLGRRTGTASVHKVTIKIDETDGSKPLQISHEPPLPACDSRLMERAMKIDHLSVEKLLIDSVHARSNQKLQELKAILKSSNPSDNSFIETALPTLVIPILEPCGRSECLHIFVDLHSGMFQPMLYGVDQSMLDDIEKNINDDMKRMVTWLQQLKFWLGEQRCRQSVKHLPTLCTDTLHLSNSTNHPVGNLTKHRLFIKLTRLPQYYIVVEMFEVASSLTELQYKYYFLSVSQMEGEDGLPSAQLLQQFKPNLEELVQDISYGRIARLGAKRKLSGEQNAIEPKKPKRSGEMCAFNKELAHLVAMCDTNMPLIGLRCELSNMEIPHQGVQVEGDGCSHAIRILKVPPSKGVNEETRKALERTLLDCTFRLQGRNNRTWVAELVFASCPLNSTSSKEQASTRHVYLTYENPLSEPVGGRKVVEMFLNDWNSISQLYECILEFSRSLPEMPSYLSFFSEIRLYNYRKLVLCYGNSKGSSVTIQWNSVTQRYHLALGTVGPNSGCSNCHNIILHQLQEMFNKTPNVVQLLQVLSDTQAPLNAINKLPTVPMLGLTQRTNTAYQCFSILPQSPTHIRLAFRNMYCIDIYCRSRGVVAIRDGAYSLFDNTKIVEGFYPAPGLKTFLNMFVDSNQDARRRSVNEDDNPPSPISMEDTFMPHTQTQPPGRGVYPPLTSPPNPYHVPPSPSMMATQSPGTLDPSSPYTMVSVSPRVSTWPGSPQVSGPSPGARIPGMSPGNPSLHSPIPDASHSPRAGTNSQAMPTNMPPPRKLPQRSWAASIPTILTHSKLHVLLLPSPMPCPVPGLAGSYLCSPLERFLGSVIMRRHLQRIIQLEPNLTIVNSNEPGVIMFKTEVLKCRVSLNPKSYQTLQLKVTPENTGPWSQEELQVLEKFFETRVAGPPFKYNTLNAFTKLLGAPTNILRDCVRIMKLELFPDQAVQLNWNVQFCLTIPPSAPPIAPPGTIAVVLKTKMLFFLQLTQRIPVPQEPISIIVPIVYDMATGLTQQADIPRQHSSSGAAALMVSSILRRFNEHHPPRPGECTIFAAVHELMANLTLNPGGRP, from the exons ATGGCTCCGGTTCAGATCGGTTCGGACGGGCAGCTGGTCCCCGCCGGTGGCCCGACTTCAGCCCCGCAGGCTCCTCCAGGAGCCCCGGCCACTCAAGGTGTCCGACTGAGTCTCTTGATCGAGTTTCTGCTGCAGCGAACCTACCATGAGATCACTCTGCTGGCTGAGCT ACTCCCACGAAAAACGGACATGGAAAG GAAAATTGAAATCGTTCAGTTTGCCAGTCGGTCACGGCAGCTCTTTGTACGTCTACTTGCTCTTGTGAAATGGGCAAGTAATGCTGGGAAGGTGGAGAAATGTGCG ATGATCTCCTCATTTCTGGATCAACAAGCATACTTATTTGTTGATACGGCCGACCGACTGGCATCGCTGGCCAGGGATGCATTGGTACATGCTCGTTTGCCTAGCTTTGCCATCCCATTTGCCATTGATGTACTCACCACGGGCTCTTACCCACGCCTGCCCACATGTATCCGG gaCAAAATTATTCCTCCAGACCCTATAACCAAAGCAGAGAAGCATACCACACTAAATCAGCTGAATCAAATCTTGCGGCATCGACTAGTCACCACTGACTTACCCCCACAGCTGGCCAACTTAACCGTGG CCAATGGCCGAGTGAAGTTTCGTGTCGAAGGGGAATTTGAGGCTACACTGACTGTTATGGGAGACGATCCTGATATCCCCTGGAGATTACTTAAACTAGAGATTCTAGTCGAAGACAAGGAGACTGGAG atggAAGGGCATTGGTCCACAGCATGCAGGTGAACTTTATCCATGAGCTTGTACAGTCCCGCCTGTTTGGAGATGACAAGCCTCTTCAAGACATGTACAGTTGCCTTC ATTCATTTTGCCTATCACTGCAGCTCGAGGTGTTGCACTCCCAGACTCTGATGTTAATAAGAGAGCGGTGGGGTGATCTAGTGCAGGTGGAGCGCTACATTCCTGCCAAGTGCCTGACGCTGTCTGTCTGGAA TCAACAGGTCCTGGGTAGAAGGACTGGCACGGCATCGGTGCACAAGGTCACAATCAAAATTGATGAGACTGATGGTTCCAAGCCATTACAGATCTCCCATGAGCCTCCACTGCCTGCCTGTGATTCCAGATTAATGGAAAGAGCCATGAAG ATTGATCATCTCTCAGTGGAAAAGCTTTTGATTGACAGTGTACATGCCCGCTCAAATCAGAAACTGCAGGAACTCAAAGCCATCCTGAAAAGTAGCAACCCCAGTGACAACT CCTTCATCGAGACGGCCCTACCCACACTGGTCATACCAATACTGGAGCCCTGCGGCCGATCTGAGTGTCTCCACATATTTGTTGATTTGCACTCGGGGATGTTTCAGCCAATGCTCTATGGAGTCG ATCAGTCCATGTTGGACGACATTGAGAAGAACATCAACGATGACATGAAGCGCATGGTCACATGGTTACAGCAGCTAAa GTTCTGGCTGGGAGAGCAGAGGTGTCGACAGTCTGTGAAGCATCTTCCCACACTGTGCACAGACACTCTCCATCTGTCCAATTCAACCAATCACCCTGTGGGCAACCTGACAAAACATCGCCTCTTCATTAAACTCACCCGCCTTCCACAATACTATAtt GTGGTGGAGATGTTTGAAGTGGCTAGCAGTCTAACAGAGCTACAGTATAAGTATTACTTCCTGTCTGTGAGTCAGATGGAGGGTGAGGATGGGCTGCCCTCTGCTCAGCTTTTGCAGCAATTTAAGCCCAACCTGGAGGAGCTGGTGCAGGATATTTCTTATGGTCGAATAGCTCGGCTTGGGGCCAAAAGGAAG TTGTCAGGAGAGCAAAATGCCATTGAACCGAAGAAACCCAAGAGGTCTGGAGAGATGTGTGCCTTCAATAAGGAATTGGCCCACCTGGTGGCCATGTGTGACACCAACATGCCCCTCATTGGACTACGATGTGAG TTGTCCAATATGGAGATTCCTCATCAGGGGGTTCAGGTTGAGGGAGACGGCTGTAGCCATGCCATTCGCATTCTAAA AGTTCCGCCTTCTAAGGGAGTGAATGAGGAAACAAGAAAAGCTCTAGAACGCACCCTGCTGGACTGCACGTTCAGACTGCAAGGCCGCAATAATCGCACCTGGGTGGCAGAATTGGTTTTTGCCAGTTGCCCTCTTAACAGCACATCTAGTAAAGAGCAAG CTTCCACACGGCATGTCTACTTGACGTACGAGAATCCCCTGTCAGAGCCAGTGGGTGGCAGGAAGGTGGTGGAAATGTTCTTGAATGACTGGAACAGCATCAGTCAGCTTTATGAATGTATTCTGGAGTTTTCACGCTCCTTACCTG AAATGCCCTCCTATTTGAGCTTTTTCTCAGAGATACGGCTGTATAATTACCGAAAGCTGGTTCTGTGTTATGGCAACTCCAAAGGCAGCTCG GTGACGATACAATGGAACTCGGTGACCCAGCGTTACCATCTGGCCCTGGGAACTGTGGGGCCCAACTCCGGCTGTAGCAACTGCCACAACATCATTCTTCACCAACTTCAAGAGATGTTCAACAAGACACCCAATGTAGTGCAACTTCTACAG GTGCTCTCAGATACTCAAGCTCCTCTCAATGCCATCAACAAGCTGCCCACAGTGCCAATGCTTGGTCTCACCCAAAGGACAAACACGGCTTACCAATGCTTCTCCATCCTACCCCAATCACCCACACACATCCGCCTGGCCTTCCGCAACATGTACTGCATTGACATTTACTGTCGTAGCAGAGGTGTAGTAGCCATCCGTGATGGGGCCTACAGTCTCTTCGACAACACCAAGATAGTTGAAGGCTTCTACCCTGCCCCTGGACTGAAG ACATTCTTGAACATGTTTGTGGACAGTAACCAGGATGCCCGAAGACGCTCAGTCAATGAGGATGACAACCCTCCCTCCCCGATAAGCATGGAAGACACATTCATGCCCCACACGCAAACGCAGCCTCCAGGCAGAGGGGTGTACCCGCCCCTCACATCGCCCCCCAACCCGTACCACGTCCCTCCTTCGCCGTCTATGATGGCAACGCAGTCtccag GAACTCTTGACCCCAGTTCACCATACACAATGGTGTCCGTCAGCCCAAGGGTTAGCACCTGGCCAGGCTCACCACAGGTTTCTGGACCCTCCCCTGGGGCTCGGATCCCTGGCATGTCACCAGGCAACCCTTCTTTGCACTCACCCATTCCAGATGCATCCCACTCCCCTCGAGCTGGAACAA atTCCCAGGCCATGCCAACAAATATGCCTCCTCCCCGTAAACTGCCTCAACGGTCCTGGGCCGCCTCCATTCCTACCATCCTCACCCACAGCAAATTGCATGTGCTGCTGCTGCCTTCACCCATGCCATGCCCTGTGCCAGGGCTAGCAGGCAGCTACCTGTGCTCACCTCTGGAGCGTTTTCTGGGCTCGGTCATCATGAGGCGACACCTACAGAGAATCATTCAGTTAGAACCCAAT CTCACTATTGTGAACTCCAATGAACCAGGTGTCATCATGTTTAAGACAGAAGTGCTAAAGTGTAGGGTTTCACTGAACCCCAAATCCTACCAGACTCTACAGTTAAAAGTCACACCGGAAAACACTGGACCCTGGTCACAGGAGGAGCTGCAGGTCCTGGAGAAGTTCTTTGAGACCAGG GTTGCAGGACCACCCTTTAAATACAACACACTAAATGCCTTCACAAAATTGTTGGGGGCTCCTACCAACATACTCCGAGATTGTGTTCGCATTATGAAATTGGAGTTG TTCCCAGACCAAGCGGTCCAGCTGAATTGGAATGTGCAGTTCTGTCTGACCATCCCACCCAGTGCTCCTCCTATTGCCCCTCCAGGAACCATTGCTGTCGTGCTCAAAACCAAGATGCTCTTTTTT CTCCAGCTGACCCAAAGGATTCCGGTACCCCAGGAACCCATCAGCATCATAGTGCCCATTGTGTATGATATGGCCACTGGACTGACACAACAGGCTGATATACCCCGCCAGCACAGCTCTTCGGGGGCCGCAGCCCTGATGGTCAGCTCCATCCTCAGGAGGTTCAATGAGCACCATCCACCAAGACCAG GGGAGTGCACAATATTTGCAGCAGTTCATGAACTCATGGCTAATCTCACTCTGAATCCTGGTGGACGACCTTAA